A genome region from Fodinibius salicampi includes the following:
- a CDS encoding thioredoxin family protein, giving the protein MSETAEQLITPTIIEQAMSYEEYRTMIDNLLNENKTTGSNHSEGMVKYTKMNVHRMNRLDKQTLLKAELGEALESVEQQWIWLVLTEAWCGDAAQNIPVIAKMADQTDNIELKLILRDEHLDIMDQYLTNGGRSIPKLICLDAETLEEIGSWGPRPKEAQEKAMKWKNDSEISNKEWGEKLHKWYADNRTEDIQEEFVQLIKEWI; this is encoded by the coding sequence ATGAGTGAAACAGCAGAACAGCTAATTACCCCAACCATTATAGAACAGGCGATGAGTTATGAAGAATATCGAACCATGATCGACAACCTCCTGAACGAGAATAAAACCACCGGTTCAAATCATTCGGAGGGAATGGTGAAATATACTAAAATGAATGTCCACCGTATGAACCGCCTCGACAAACAGACCTTACTGAAAGCTGAACTTGGGGAAGCGTTAGAGTCGGTGGAGCAGCAATGGATCTGGCTGGTTCTTACCGAAGCTTGGTGCGGCGATGCGGCCCAAAACATTCCGGTAATTGCGAAAATGGCCGATCAAACCGACAATATTGAACTCAAGCTAATTCTCCGGGATGAACACCTGGATATTATGGATCAATACCTTACGAACGGTGGGCGCTCTATTCCAAAGCTAATCTGTCTCGATGCGGAAACACTGGAAGAAATCGGCAGCTGGGGACCTCGACCCAAGGAAGCCCAGGAAAAAGCGATGAAATGGAAAAATGATTCGGAAATCAGCAACAAAGAATGGGGTGAAAAACTGCACAAATGGTATGCCGATAACAGGACCGAAGATATTCAGGAAGAGTTCGTCCAGCTTATTAAAGAATGGATATAA
- a CDS encoding T9SS type A sorting domain-containing protein yields the protein MRNTVTRRIIYISGVMLLLLAGTLYYYSASVPSDKETELADQIEEQLGKMDRAEKKVARSEYFFKLMRDPATNSIPPNIRNRELDFARTLPSIEQVQSRMKAKDPTFQAVDYSWEQAGPFDVGGRTRALAVDQRDPNIVLAGGVSGGMWKSTDGGNSWNLMTPDLANLSVTSVAQDPNNPDTWYYTSGEVIGNSANATGAAYYGEGVYKSTDNGNSWSLLPQASSNTKGLVDPFNTVSRVVVNPATSSVFIASTGFGIYRSTDGETFSGPVLGESGEQLYTDITVASDGTLAAVISEADFDDQQSTDPSHSHNPGIFISTDDGNSWTSVTPDAFPDTYRRSVLTFAPNNPDVLYVFTLKGANNTDNQGVSFFKINLATGDQPEDRAGNLPDFRDNSGEGSGYVELQGGYNMELAVKPDDEDYVFVGATNLFRSTDGFATSPSGGYDEDNEDQKDEYWIGGYNKNNGFASYPGQHPDQHRFIFPQPETNPNLMWAGHDGGLSYTSDVTASSVSWEERNEGYVTTQFYSSTLPKSSDDEVLAGGTQDNGTPYFPMAGTVSQSTQDISSGDGGYSYFTENYLYVSQQNGAVIRWERDFSGFAYVYPSSATDQLFIHPYEIDPNDENIMYYPEGNHIWRNTSVDDIPNANSSDGTTEGWEELTDVSVGGVYSISALEVSTIPANVLYLGGYSSSGQPVIQRFENAHTATDGATDVSLPSNSELNGAYIKDIAINPANANEVMAVLSNYNITGLYHSTDGGQNWTAVEGNLTGNNNNLGPSLRSASIIPAEGGTVYLLGTSTGLYSTQNLNGSNTEWGQEAESVIGHVVTEHIAARISDGDVAAGTHGRGMLFGDFGGTIAGDFPSINLDVAEKQVGEELVINAVNFEFSSTLSENEVTLRDIHNDETKETQAEVISVSENNSSLTIEVPRDATLPDAEDQEVQLKVTSGDTEPAAVTFTIIPPGSFALYQNYPNPFRGSTHIPFDVSGDSEVTLEVYSINGRKVKEPIWQESFNAGSYDEQIDLSGLASGIYIYRLVAQSGNQTQMKSMKMTLIK from the coding sequence ATGAGGAATACCGTTACCAGACGCATAATTTATATTTCAGGAGTGATGTTGTTGCTTCTGGCAGGAACACTCTATTATTATTCTGCTTCTGTCCCGTCGGATAAAGAAACGGAGCTGGCTGACCAGATTGAAGAACAGCTGGGTAAAATGGATCGGGCCGAGAAGAAAGTCGCCCGTTCCGAATACTTTTTTAAATTGATGCGCGATCCGGCAACCAATTCTATTCCTCCTAATATTCGAAACCGAGAGCTCGACTTTGCGCGTACCCTCCCCAGCATAGAACAGGTTCAAAGTCGGATGAAGGCTAAAGATCCTACATTCCAGGCCGTGGACTATAGTTGGGAGCAGGCGGGCCCCTTTGATGTGGGGGGACGTACCCGGGCCCTGGCCGTTGATCAGCGCGATCCAAATATAGTATTGGCCGGCGGCGTTTCCGGAGGCATGTGGAAATCTACGGATGGAGGAAACAGCTGGAACCTGATGACGCCGGACCTAGCCAATTTAAGTGTAACCTCGGTAGCCCAGGATCCTAATAATCCGGATACCTGGTACTATACTTCGGGTGAAGTAATTGGTAATTCGGCAAATGCTACTGGAGCTGCCTATTATGGTGAAGGCGTTTACAAATCGACAGATAATGGAAATTCATGGAGTCTTCTGCCCCAAGCCAGCTCTAATACAAAGGGATTGGTCGATCCTTTTAATACGGTGAGCCGTGTTGTGGTAAATCCGGCTACCAGTTCGGTATTCATCGCCAGCACGGGATTCGGTATCTATCGCTCTACAGATGGAGAAACGTTTTCAGGCCCTGTGCTGGGTGAATCCGGGGAGCAGCTTTATACCGATATTACGGTCGCATCAGACGGAACACTGGCGGCTGTTATTTCTGAAGCTGATTTCGATGATCAGCAGTCAACGGACCCTTCTCATAGCCACAATCCTGGCATATTTATTTCTACGGATGACGGCAATAGCTGGACAAGTGTAACGCCAGATGCTTTTCCTGATACCTATCGCCGGAGCGTACTAACCTTTGCCCCAAATAATCCCGATGTTCTGTATGTGTTTACCCTTAAAGGGGCAAATAATACTGATAACCAGGGAGTTAGTTTTTTTAAGATAAATCTGGCGACCGGTGATCAGCCGGAAGACCGGGCAGGAAATCTTCCGGATTTTCGTGATAACAGCGGAGAGGGATCGGGCTATGTAGAACTGCAGGGAGGATACAATATGGAACTGGCCGTTAAGCCGGATGATGAAGATTATGTGTTTGTAGGAGCAACTAATCTTTTTCGATCGACCGATGGTTTTGCGACCTCTCCCTCTGGAGGATACGATGAAGATAATGAAGACCAAAAGGACGAATATTGGATTGGGGGATATAATAAAAACAATGGTTTTGCTTCCTATCCGGGTCAGCACCCGGATCAGCATCGGTTTATTTTTCCACAGCCTGAGACTAATCCCAACTTAATGTGGGCGGGACACGACGGGGGTTTAAGCTATACCAGTGATGTAACAGCTTCATCGGTAAGCTGGGAAGAACGCAATGAGGGGTATGTCACAACACAGTTTTATTCTTCTACTTTACCTAAATCATCTGATGATGAAGTGCTTGCAGGGGGCACCCAGGATAACGGAACGCCTTATTTCCCCATGGCGGGAACGGTTAGTCAATCTACTCAGGATATTTCTTCCGGTGATGGAGGGTATTCTTACTTTACGGAAAACTATCTCTATGTTTCCCAGCAAAATGGAGCGGTTATTCGGTGGGAAAGAGATTTTAGTGGTTTCGCCTATGTTTACCCTTCTTCGGCAACGGACCAATTATTTATTCATCCGTATGAGATTGATCCGAATGATGAGAATATCATGTATTACCCGGAAGGAAATCATATCTGGCGCAATACAAGTGTGGATGATATTCCCAATGCTAACTCCAGTGATGGGACAACCGAAGGATGGGAAGAGCTAACAGATGTTTCTGTTGGAGGAGTCTATTCTATTTCTGCTTTGGAAGTCTCAACAATTCCGGCCAATGTGCTATATTTGGGAGGTTATTCTTCTAGTGGGCAGCCAGTCATTCAGCGTTTTGAGAATGCCCATACTGCTACAGATGGAGCAACGGATGTATCCTTGCCCAGTAATTCTGAGCTAAATGGAGCATACATCAAAGACATTGCCATTAATCCTGCCAATGCCAATGAGGTAATGGCGGTACTTTCCAATTACAACATTACCGGTCTGTATCACAGTACCGATGGGGGACAGAATTGGACGGCGGTTGAAGGGAATCTTACGGGTAATAATAACAATCTGGGTCCCTCGCTTCGCTCTGCTTCCATTATTCCGGCGGAAGGCGGAACCGTTTACCTCTTGGGTACCAGTACGGGACTTTATTCAACCCAAAATCTAAACGGCTCGAATACTGAATGGGGTCAGGAAGCCGAAAGTGTCATTGGGCATGTGGTTACGGAACATATCGCCGCTCGAATTTCTGATGGGGATGTGGCTGCCGGCACGCACGGACGAGGGATGCTTTTTGGAGATTTTGGAGGCACGATAGCCGGCGATTTCCCTTCTATCAATCTGGATGTGGCCGAAAAACAGGTTGGGGAAGAACTGGTTATCAATGCGGTTAACTTTGAGTTCAGTTCTACATTATCCGAGAATGAAGTGACCTTAAGGGATATTCATAACGATGAAACTAAAGAGACCCAAGCTGAAGTCATCAGCGTATCAGAAAATAATTCGTCCCTTACTATTGAAGTTCCAAGGGATGCAACCTTGCCTGATGCTGAAGATCAGGAGGTCCAGCTTAAGGTAACATCCGGTGATACAGAGCCGGCTGCCGTTACTTTTACTATTATACCACCAGGCAGCTTTGCCTTATATCAGAACTATCCGAATCCTTTCCGGGGATCAACTCATATTCCTTTTGATGTATCCGGTGATAGCGAGGTGACGCTTGAGGTTTACTCGATCAACGGCCGGAAGGTCAAGGAGCCCATTTGGCAGGAAAGCTTTAATGCGGGTTCGTATGACGAGCAGATCGATCTGTCCGGGCTGGCAAGTGGTATTTATATCTATCGATTGGTCGCCCAATCTGGAAACCAAACACAGATGAAGTCAATGAAAATGACCTTGATCAAATAA
- a CDS encoding 3-keto-disaccharide hydrolase, with amino-acid sequence MKNIFIGVLAVLFGLSATAFVFNNEESSSQSEEEWITLFNGENLEGWTPKFTGYDLGVNYNNTFRVEDGLLTVSYEDWDEFQGEFGHLFYKDSFSNYKIRAEYRFVGEQVKGGEGWAIRNNGLMLHGQDPATMAKDQEFPVSIEVQLLGGNGEDPRTTANLCTPGTNVVMDGELFTPHCTSSDSETYHGDQWVTVEVEVRGSEVVKHFVNGEQVMDYTEPQYDERDGTAQPLIEGDNLLIDSGTISIQAESHPTQFRKIEVLPLDG; translated from the coding sequence TTGAAAAATATATTTATTGGCGTACTAGCCGTTCTTTTTGGTCTTTCCGCAACTGCATTTGTATTTAATAATGAAGAATCTTCCTCACAATCAGAGGAAGAGTGGATTACGCTTTTTAATGGAGAAAACCTGGAAGGCTGGACTCCAAAGTTTACCGGCTACGATCTGGGGGTCAATTATAATAATACTTTCCGGGTAGAAGATGGACTCCTGACCGTATCTTATGAGGACTGGGATGAGTTCCAGGGAGAGTTCGGACATCTGTTTTACAAAGATTCTTTTTCTAATTATAAAATTCGTGCAGAATACCGGTTTGTTGGTGAGCAGGTTAAAGGAGGCGAAGGATGGGCTATCCGCAATAATGGATTGATGCTGCACGGTCAGGATCCCGCAACGATGGCAAAAGACCAGGAGTTCCCGGTTTCTATTGAAGTCCAGTTGCTGGGCGGCAATGGTGAAGATCCGCGTACCACGGCCAACCTCTGTACTCCGGGCACCAATGTGGTTATGGATGGCGAGCTTTTTACTCCGCACTGTACATCTTCCGATTCTGAAACCTATCATGGCGATCAGTGGGTAACTGTAGAAGTGGAAGTCCGGGGAAGTGAGGTTGTAAAGCATTTTGTGAACGGGGAGCAGGTAATGGATTATACAGAGCCCCAATATGACGAGCGAGATGGCACGGCCCAGCCGCTGATTGAGGGAGATAACCTATTAATCGACAGCGGAACCATATCCATACAGGCTGAAAGTCACCCAACCCAGTTCCGTAAAATTGAAGTATTGCCGCTGGATGGATAG
- a CDS encoding aspartate aminotransferase family protein, with amino-acid sequence MDQKSAFYQHVAQTSDAPMGLEVERAEGCYITTTDGRQYVDFISGIAVSSLGHRHPAVVQAVKQQVDRHLHVMVYGEYIQKPQSDYAHLLTSQLPDSLDRVYFVNSGTEANEGALKLAKKYTGRHKLIGFHHGYHGDTHGSLSVTGRDVYRDPYLPLLPNVHFLEFNSHTNLDTIDEDTAAVIMEPIQGEGGIIPADKKWLKSVRRRCNETGTLLIFDEIQTGFYRTGSLFSFQQYEVVPDILCLAKAMAGGMPMGAFVSSSDIFKSFMYNPPLNHVTTFGGHPVSSAAAHATLRELLDGNYGDKARQIERITRETLTANAITEVRGQGAMLGMELQDRDLTKKVVETCFEKGIILGWTLHSDTLVRLAPPLIIEHELLLSCLQTINNTVDHFSSQI; translated from the coding sequence GTGGATCAAAAATCTGCTTTTTATCAACACGTAGCTCAAACCAGCGACGCCCCGATGGGATTGGAAGTAGAACGCGCTGAAGGATGTTATATTACTACGACCGATGGACGTCAATATGTCGATTTTATCTCCGGCATAGCGGTAAGCAGCCTGGGGCACCGCCATCCCGCAGTCGTCCAGGCAGTAAAGCAACAGGTTGATCGTCACCTGCACGTGATGGTCTATGGGGAATATATCCAGAAACCGCAGTCTGACTATGCCCATCTGCTGACCTCCCAGCTGCCCGATAGTCTGGATCGCGTCTATTTTGTCAACAGCGGTACCGAAGCCAATGAAGGTGCCCTCAAACTCGCTAAAAAGTATACCGGCCGCCACAAGCTAATCGGCTTCCATCACGGATATCACGGAGATACACACGGATCGCTAAGCGTTACCGGACGTGACGTTTACCGGGATCCCTACCTACCCTTGCTACCCAACGTTCATTTTTTAGAATTCAACTCCCACACCAACCTGGATACCATTGATGAAGACACTGCTGCAGTCATTATGGAACCCATTCAGGGTGAAGGCGGTATTATCCCCGCTGATAAAAAGTGGCTAAAATCCGTACGACGGCGATGTAATGAAACGGGTACGCTGCTTATTTTTGATGAAATCCAAACGGGTTTCTACCGCACGGGATCTCTTTTTTCATTTCAACAGTACGAGGTCGTTCCCGATATCCTTTGCCTGGCAAAAGCGATGGCCGGGGGTATGCCTATGGGAGCTTTTGTATCCTCTTCGGATATTTTCAAATCCTTTATGTACAACCCTCCGCTGAATCACGTAACCACCTTCGGCGGACATCCGGTTTCTTCAGCCGCCGCCCATGCTACCCTTCGGGAACTGTTAGACGGCAACTACGGGGATAAGGCTCGTCAGATAGAACGAATAACCCGGGAAACACTCACGGCCAATGCTATTACTGAAGTCCGGGGACAGGGAGCTATGCTGGGTATGGAACTACAGGATCGGGATTTGACCAAAAAAGTGGTGGAAACGTGCTTTGAAAAAGGCATCATCTTAGGGTGGACCCTCCATTCTGATACGCTGGTACGGTTGGCCCCTCCACTCATTATTGAACACGAGCTTCTGCTATCTTGCCTGCAAACCATCAATAATACCGTTGACCATTTCAGCAGTCAGATATAG
- a CDS encoding MATE family efflux transporter has protein sequence MNNKLDESFSENLSPPNQQSLWKDIVGSVKGMEYDFTSGSTGRAILLLSIPMVLEMMMESVFAVADIFFVSKLGPEAVATVGITESLMTVLYAIAMGLSMGTTAIISRRIGEQNKKSASVAAVQSVLIGLAVSLPVSAAGLFLSHELLGLMGASETIIGEMYPYTMIMLGGNMVIMLLFIVNAVFRGAGDAAISMRVLWFANLLNIVLDPILIFGWGPIPAMGITGAAIATTFARGLAVVYQFWMLAGRSSRIRIRRRDWKLNLDVMNRLVKVSLGGIGQFLISTASWIGMVRIIAEFGSTALAGYTIAIRIVMFSLLPSWGMSNAAATLVGQNLGAGKPARAERSAWICGFVNTAFLVLIGISFFLFSENLIRLFTPDIHVIDIGARCLKIIAVGYLFYGMGMVMAQAFNGAGDTVTPTWLNFICFWMIEIPLGWFLAMSLDMQEDGVFWSIVVAESIFGVLGMWVFSRGRWKNKEV, from the coding sequence ATGAACAATAAATTGGATGAATCATTTTCTGAAAATCTTAGCCCCCCTAACCAGCAAAGTCTTTGGAAGGATATTGTAGGCTCTGTAAAGGGAATGGAGTATGACTTTACCTCTGGCAGCACAGGGCGGGCCATATTACTGCTTTCCATTCCTATGGTATTAGAGATGATGATGGAATCAGTATTTGCTGTAGCAGATATATTTTTCGTCTCAAAATTGGGTCCCGAGGCGGTTGCAACAGTCGGTATTACCGAATCGCTTATGACGGTTTTATACGCCATTGCGATGGGATTGAGTATGGGCACCACGGCCATCATCTCCAGACGGATCGGAGAGCAAAATAAGAAGAGTGCCTCTGTTGCGGCTGTTCAGTCAGTCTTGATTGGTTTAGCCGTGTCGTTACCGGTCTCGGCGGCCGGCCTTTTTCTTTCGCATGAGCTGCTCGGTCTGATGGGAGCATCTGAAACGATTATCGGCGAGATGTATCCCTATACAATGATTATGCTGGGAGGAAATATGGTTATTATGCTTCTCTTTATTGTAAATGCGGTATTTCGAGGTGCGGGTGATGCGGCCATTTCTATGCGGGTGCTCTGGTTCGCAAACCTTCTCAATATTGTTCTAGATCCGATTTTAATTTTTGGATGGGGACCTATTCCTGCGATGGGTATCACCGGAGCGGCTATAGCAACTACATTCGCACGAGGACTTGCGGTCGTTTACCAGTTTTGGATGTTGGCGGGAAGAAGTAGTCGAATTAGGATTAGACGTCGCGACTGGAAGCTAAATTTGGACGTAATGAATCGACTGGTAAAAGTATCTTTAGGAGGTATTGGCCAGTTTTTAATATCCACGGCAAGCTGGATAGGTATGGTACGAATTATAGCGGAGTTCGGAAGTACGGCCTTGGCAGGTTATACGATCGCCATACGTATTGTGATGTTCTCTTTATTGCCTTCCTGGGGGATGAGTAATGCAGCCGCTACGCTGGTGGGACAGAATCTTGGTGCGGGAAAACCGGCACGGGCAGAACGATCGGCTTGGATCTGTGGATTTGTAAATACAGCCTTTTTGGTCTTGATCGGAATCTCCTTTTTCCTGTTTTCCGAAAACCTGATCCGGTTATTTACCCCGGATATTCATGTGATTGATATTGGAGCGCGGTGTCTGAAAATTATTGCTGTTGGATACCTTTTTTATGGGATGGGTATGGTTATGGCTCAGGCATTTAATGGGGCCGGTGATACGGTAACTCCTACATGGCTTAACTTCATTTGTTTCTGGATGATCGAAATTCCATTGGGATGGTTCTTGGCAATGAGTCTTGATATGCAGGAAGACGGTGTGTTTTGGTCCATCGTAGTTGCCGAATCCATATTCGGAGTACTCGGGATGTGGGTTTTCTCCAGGGGCAGATGGAAAAATAAAGAAGTCTGA
- a CDS encoding PQQ-dependent sugar dehydrogenase — MDNSPNDEEPPADTSYTIEAAFPELEFTRPVDLQHPGDGSDRLFVVEQRGIISVFPNDPSIQNATTFLDIEDQVDDSGNEEGLLGLAFHPNYENNGYFYVNYTTPDSTTHISRFQVSSGDANQAEVSSEEVLLSFDQPFGNHNGGQVSFGPDGYLYIAVGDGGSGGDPEGNGQDRTTLLGTILRIDVDSQENGQNYGIPDDNPFAGNEEGYREEIYAYGLRNVWRFSFDPATDQLWAGDVGQVSYEEIDIVENGGNYGWNIMEGMHCFSPETGCDQSGLELPIWEYGRNQGVSVTGGFVYRGPSLPGLEGTYIYADYASGLIWSLDFSDMENPENTELIDTDVNISSFGVDADNELYICAFDGKIYRIAAE; from the coding sequence ATGGATAATTCCCCCAATGATGAAGAACCCCCGGCTGATACTTCCTATACCATCGAAGCAGCTTTTCCGGAACTGGAATTTACCCGTCCGGTAGACCTTCAGCATCCCGGAGATGGCAGCGATCGGCTTTTTGTAGTTGAGCAGCGGGGTATCATATCCGTTTTTCCTAATGACCCTTCTATCCAAAATGCAACAACCTTTTTGGATATTGAAGACCAGGTAGACGATTCCGGAAATGAGGAAGGATTGCTCGGTTTGGCCTTCCACCCCAATTACGAGAATAACGGTTATTTCTATGTCAATTATACCACGCCGGATTCTACGACCCATATTTCACGGTTCCAGGTATCTTCCGGCGATGCAAACCAGGCGGAAGTATCGAGCGAAGAGGTGCTGCTCTCTTTCGATCAGCCGTTTGGTAATCATAATGGCGGACAGGTTTCTTTCGGACCTGATGGCTACCTGTACATTGCGGTTGGAGATGGTGGCTCTGGGGGAGATCCAGAGGGGAATGGCCAAGACCGGACGACGCTGCTTGGTACCATCCTTCGCATAGATGTAGACAGCCAGGAAAACGGCCAAAACTATGGCATCCCTGATGATAATCCTTTCGCTGGTAACGAAGAGGGATACCGGGAAGAGATCTATGCCTATGGTCTGCGTAATGTATGGCGATTTAGTTTTGATCCGGCGACCGATCAGTTGTGGGCGGGCGATGTAGGACAGGTTAGTTATGAAGAGATTGATATTGTAGAGAACGGTGGTAATTACGGCTGGAATATCATGGAAGGCATGCACTGTTTTAGTCCCGAAACTGGTTGCGATCAATCGGGTTTAGAACTTCCCATCTGGGAATATGGTCGGAATCAGGGTGTATCGGTAACCGGCGGCTTTGTTTACCGCGGACCTTCTCTGCCTGGCCTGGAGGGGACATATATTTATGCAGATTATGCCTCTGGCCTTATCTGGTCGCTCGATTTTTCTGACATGGAAAATCCTGAGAATACTGAACTTATTGATACAGATGTTAATATCTCTTCTTTTGGTGTAGATGCCGATAATGAACTGTACATCTGCGCTTTTGATGGCAAAATCTATCGGATTGCAGCGGAATAG